A single genomic interval of Helianthus annuus cultivar XRQ/B chromosome 13, HanXRQr2.0-SUNRISE, whole genome shotgun sequence harbors:
- the LOC110897624 gene encoding uncharacterized protein LOC110897624 has translation MRLSRTGILNRRKKNQRLLIRAKQKHKKLDAICETKFTENRVKIESPKVGEVNGDASAEVRRSSRVRRAPSVLDASPAPPKKRQRVNGHSGGDLSKKGLKTEFGLGEEESGEWKSRLRARGRRVSFVERDSSPRSKKKLFDRSDGGKEQLDLVGSGLEENTLMVVQSKRPGRVKASNVVSNGDISLDDSGKDGEDTTAEPVVEDKNMGYLEDGVTDNGGVDELLEQGKEVPNSIDPEDISKNTVQSVEQSTPAEQDESGGKENCSSQPDDHVGDCTPNDNHMQDENSKKVGEDKFFPTHRKHKSHIKKGRWCGLCGGGTDGKPPKRLVHDGAGSDNEAYSGSSSGEEPTYDIWDGFGDEPGWLGQLLGPINDRFGIAGIWVHQHCAVWSPEVYFAGLGCLKNVRSALFRGKVLKCSRCGRRGATIGCRVDRCPKTYHLPCARAIGCIFDHRKFLIACTDHRHLFQPHGSKYLEKLKKIKAKKMKLELRKQSNDAWRKDHEAEEKWLENCGEDEEFLKRESKRLHRDLSRITPVYIGGPSSENQMPYQGWESVGGLQNVIQSLKEVVILPLLYPEFFNNIGLTPPRGVLLHGYPGTGKTLVVRSLIGSCARGDKRIAYFARKGADCLGKYVGDAERQLRLLFQVAEKSQPSIIFFDEIDGLAPSRTRQQDQTHNSVVSTLLALLDGLKSRGSVIVIGATNRPDAIDPALRRPGRFDREIYFPLPSVNDREAILSLHTQKWPTPVNRSLLKLIARKTVGFAGADLQALCTQTAIIALKRGCNWEKLLKSAEEKGCVGKRPVLPTFVVQERDWLEALSAAPPPCSRREAGMAANDIVSAPLPAHLFPCMLQSLSRLLVSLYLDERVSLPPSLSKAAGTIKMVIVSALDRKNENSDCWWSRVQDLLKEADVASDVESNLLRALNDDTDDSKVHNGFMQTNLVYGVSHTLGKKQGFCLLISGSPRSGQRHFASCILHSFVGNAVLHKIDLATMLHEGAGDMVQGLTQILVRCASVGSGIIFMPRIDLWALETCRQVTDEEKESGSKLFIHSDNTGKSQDSILRASDLWSSFVEQAESIFISASLTILATSEVPFELLSPRIKDFFGKSEQNLGPSNYTGSSIPRFSVHLDGNFNRDMVIGSSATKLSNDVAQYFVELIHHQTHIHETLSNTNESLDMNTLHPNLDSDSAYRLKSQTPLPPTKREEKGKSNLMLAISTFGYQILQYPHFAELCWVTSKLKEGPSAEIDGPRKVWPFNSCIVRPSNVKSKEKYGLVHGLIAVGLSAYRGLYSSLRDVSADVRKVLEILTSQINAKVESGKDRNQFVRLLSQVAYLDDMVNSWAYTLQSLEAPSQLVEAITQVDVNAPRVDENAFVQVDDCTDKPSHSESVKESTKHVAIVDEPNRLLQTQGSSSFKDQTDNLLESEPNEIILERSEPKSMAHSNGFMSEESSVPADQVLRSSPSGVCLYRFCSKCLSNLKSAMHRLVMSQWDVKSSNWTTEDVDDGVTRLSLNLYTTVREFCLVDNITTIFKGRSCECEVSGNRGTECRCHSASDISSTTGHGVVSEFIYKNGVAAAADTATADVCFDCKFETLCLCSLIEYIVMTKPPSG, from the exons ATGCGATTGTCTCGGACTGGTATTTTGAATAGGAGAAAGAAGAATCAGAGGTTGTTAATTAGGGCTAAACAGAAACATAAGAAGCTTGATGCGATATGTGAAACGAAGTTTACGGAGAATCGTGTTAAGATAGAGTCTCCTAAGGTTGGGGAGGTTAATGGCGATGCGTCGGCGGAGGTTAGGCGGAGTTCTAGGGTGCGGCGAGCTCCTTCGGTGTTGGATGCGTCGCCGGCGCCTCCGAAGAAGAGACAGAGGGTTAATGGACACAGTGGGGGTGATTTGTCGAAAAAGGGGTTGAAAACAGAGTTTGGTTTGGGAGAGGAGGAATCGGGGGAGTGGAAGTCTAGGTTGAGAGCTAGGGGTAGGAGAGTGAGTTTTGTGGAGAGGGATTCATCTCCGAGGAGCAAGAAGAAGCTGTTTGATCGTTCTGATGGTGGTAAGGAACAATTGGATTTGGTGGGTTCAGGGTTGGAGGAGAATACATTGATGGTTGTGCAGTCGAAACGACCTGGGAGGGTTAAAGCATCAAATGTTGTGAGCAATGGAGATATTAGTTTGGACGACAGTGGTAAAGACGGTGAAGATACAACTGCTGAGCCAGTAGTAGAAGACAAGAATATGGGATATCTGGAGGATGGGGTGACAGATAATGGTGGTGTTGATGAGTTACTGGAGCAGGGGAAGGAAGTTCCAAACAGTATTGATCCTGAGGACATTTCGAAGAACACTGTACAATCTGTTGAACAGAGTACGCCTGCCGAACAAGATGAATCTGGGGGGAAGGAAAACTGTAGTTCTCAACCAGACGACCATGTAGGAGATTGTACACCCAATGATAATCATATGCAAGATGAGAACTCTAAGAAGGTTGGGGAAGACAAATTTTTTCCGACCCATAGAAAGCATAAATCTCATATCAAAAAGGGAAGGTGGTGTGGTCTTTGTGGAGGAGGAACAGATGGTAAACCTCCAAAAAGGTTAGTGCATGATGGGGCTGGCAGTGATAATGAGGCTTATAGTGGATCCTCCTCGGGTGAGGAACCGACTTATGATATATGGGATGGATTTGGTGATGAGCCAGGCTGGCTTGGACAACTCTTGGGTCCCATAAATGACCGGTTCGGGATTGCTGGGATATGGGTTCATCAACATTGTGCAGTATGGAGTCCAGAG GTTTATTTTGCTGGTTTGGGATGCCTGAAAAATGTGAGATCAGCTCTTTTCAGAGGAAAGGTATTGAAGTGTAGCCGGTGTGGTAGACGAGGAGCAACAATTGGATGCCGTGTGGACAGGTGTCCAAAAACTTATCACTTG CCATGTGCTCGTGCCATTGGTTGCATCTTTGATCATCGTAAATTTCTCATAGCCTGCACAGACCATCGACATCTATTTCAACCTCATGGCAGTAAGTATCTAGAGAAGCTAAAGAAAATCAAAGCTAAAAAGATGAAATTAGAATTGAGAAAGCAGTCAAACGATGCTTGGCGCAAGGATCACGAAGCAGAAGAAAAATGGCTAGAAAATTGCGGAGAAGACGAAGAGTTCTTGAAACGCGAAAGCAAAAGGCTTCATCGAGATTTATCAAGAATCACACCTGTTTACATTGGTGGGCCCTCATCAGAAAATCAAATGCCATATCAAGGCTGGGAATCTGTCGGTGGGCTTCAGAACGTAATCCAATCGTTAAAGGAGGTTGTTATATTGCCACTATTGTATCCGgaattttttaataatattgggcTTACTCCGCCTAGAGGCGTCCTTTTGCACGGTTATCCCGGAACGGGCAAAACTTTGGTTGTTCGTTCGTTAATCGGTTCATGTGCTCGTGGTGATAAACGAATAGCTTATTTTGCTCGTAAAGGGGCAGATTGTTTAGGTAAATACGTTGGTGATGCTGAGCGCCAGCTCAGACTTCTATTTCAAGTTGCCGAGAAATCTCAACCGTCGATCATATTCTTTGATGAGATCGATGGTTTGGCTCCTTCACGCACTAGACAACAAGATCAGACACATAATTCAGTTGTCTCAACTTTACTTGCTCTACTCGATGGTCTAAAGTCTCGTGGCTCCGTTATAGTGATCGGTGCAACAAATCGGCCCGATGCTATTGATCCAGCTTTAAGGCGGCCCGGGAGATTCGATCGAGAAATTTACTTTCCACTCCCGTCAGTTAACGATCGGGAAGCTATTCTATCACTTCATACGCAGAAATGGCCCACACCTGTGAACAGATCGTTATTAAAGCTGATCGCAAGAAAAACCGTCGGATTTGCCGGTGCTGACTTGCAGGCTCTTTGCACTCAAACAGCTATTATCGCATTGAAACGGGGATGTAACTGGGAGAAACTTCTCAAATCTGCTGAAGAAAAAGGGTGTGTCGGTAAACGTCCTGTTTTACCGACATTTGTCGTTCAAGAGAGAGATTGGTTGGAGGCTCTTTCAGCTGCACCGCCACCGTGTTCTCGTAGAGAAGCGGGAATGGCAGCGAATGATATAGTGTCGGCCCCACTTCCGGCTCATTTGTTTCCGTGCATGCTGCAGTCACTTTCTCGATTGCTCGTTTCATTGTATTTGGATGAGCGTGTCTCGTTGCCACCTTCTCTTTCTAAAGCTGCTGGAACGATCAAAATGGTAATCGTTTCTGCCTTAGACAGAAAGAATGAAAATAGCGACTGTTGGTGGTCTCGAGTTCAGGATTTGCTTAAAGAAGCTGACGTGGCAAGTGACGTAGAATCAAATCTTTTACGCGCCTTGAATGATGATACTGATGACTCTAAAGTGCATAATGGATTCATGCAAACGAATTTGGTATATGGTGTATCGCATACGTTGGGAAAGAAACAGGGATTTTGCTTATTAATTTCAGGAAGTCCAAGAAGTGGGCAGAGGCATTTTGCTTCTTGCATTCTTCATTCGTTTGTTGGAAATGCGGTGCTTCATAAGATTGATTTGGCTACAATGCTGCATGAAGGAGCTGGAGACATGGTTCAGGGGCTGACACAAATCTTAG TGAGATGCGCGAGTGTTGGTTCAGGCATAATATTCATGCCAAGAATTGATTTGTGGGCCTTAGAAACATGCCGTCAAGTCACTGATGAAGAAAAGGAATCCGGTTCGAAATTATTTATACATTCCGATAACACGGGAAAATCTCAAGACTCGATCTTACGCGCTTCTGACCTTTGGAGCTCTTTTGTTGAGCAGGCAGAGTCCATATTCATTTCTGCATCCTTGACTATTCTG GCTACATCAGAAGTCCCTTTTGAATTGCTCTCGCCAAGAATAAAGGATTTTTTTGGGAAAAGCGAACAGAACCTCGGTCCTTCAAATTACACAGGGAGTAGCATACCAAGGTTTTCTGTACATCTTGACGGGAACTTCAACCGCGATATGGTTATCGGTTCATCTGCAACCAAGTTATCAAATGACGTGGCTCAGTACTTTGTTGAGCTGATTCATCATCAAACACATATCCATGAAACTTTATCAAACACTAATGAATCTTTAGACATGAACACACTACACCCTAACCTAGATTCTGACTCCGCATATAGGTTGAAAAGTCAAACTCCATTACCACCTACCAAACGGGAGGAAAAGGGGAAATCAAACTTGATGTTAGCTATATCAACGTTTGGGTATCAGATCTTGCAATATCCTCATTTTGCTGAACTTTGTTGGGTCACATCGAAGTTGAAAGAAGGCCCATCTGCTGAAATTGACGGGCCTAGGAAGGTCTGGCCTTTTAATTCTTGTATTGTTCGGCCCAGTAATGTTAAAAGCAAAGAAAAGTATGGGTTAGTACATGGCTTGATTGCTGTTGGTTTATCAGCTTATCGAGGTCTCTACTCGTCACTAAGAGACGTTTCGGCTGATGTTCGAAAGGTGTTGGAGATTTTAACTTCTCAAATTAATGCCAAAGTTGAGAGTGGGAAAGATAGAAATCAATTTGTTCGGCTTTTATCCCAAGTCGCTTATCTTGACGATATGGTAAACAGCTGGGCTTACACGCTGCAGAG TTTGGAGGCTCCTTCTCAACTGGTGGAGGCAATCACGCAGGTTGATGTAAACGCTCCTCGAGTTGATGAAAACGCTTTCGTTCAAGTCGATGATTGTACGGACAAACCCTCACATTCAGAATCTGTGAAAGAAAGTACCAAGCATGTGGCTATTGTTGATGAACCCAACCGACTTCTACAGACCCAAGGGTCAAGCTCTTTCAAGGATCAAACAGACAACCTTTTAGAAAGTGAGCCAAACGAGATTATTCTAGAACGTTCAGAACCTAAATCCATGGCACATTCTAATGGATTCATGAGTGAAGAATCATCGGTTCCTGCAGACCAAGTTTTGAGGTCGTCTCCCAGTGGTGTATGCTTGTATCGGTTTTGCTCTAAATGCTTATCAAACCTCAAAAGTGCGATGCATCGACTTGTAATGTCTCAGTGGGACGTAAAATCAAGTAACTGGACAACAGAGGATGTTGATGATGGTGTAACGCGATTATCTTTAAATCTTTATACAACCGTACGGGAATTTTGTCTGGTGGATAATATTACAACGATTTTTAAAGGTCGGAGTTGTGAATGTGAAGTTTCTGGTAACAGAGGAACGGAGTGTCGTTGTCATTCAGCAAGCGACATCAGCAGTACAACTGGACACGGAGTTGTATCTGAatttatttacaaaaatggtgtagctgctgctgctgataccGCGACCGCTGATGTTTGTTTTGACTGTAAATTTGAGACACTATGCCTTTGTTCTCTTATAGAGTATATAGTAATGACCAAGCCGCCTTCTGGTTGA